A part of Bacteroidota bacterium genomic DNA contains:
- a CDS encoding SBBP repeat-containing protein gives MCLVRFSFGQTLPIPAWMQNIGSDGGLDEGYGIATDAAGNIYIVGEFKGRVDFDPSSTSTYTLLANGSTDGFVAKYTSNGNFLWAFNIGGSDIASIKSIKLDGAGNIYICGLFSGNNIEFDPSVNTFSLNALGTGLATDAFIAKYDGNQTPNSTSFFQWAFPIGNVWTDQANALTVDGLGNIYVTGHFNISSDFDPSVNSYTVGANADVFVAKYDANLTPSSTSFFKWAFAIGGITAGDSGYGIETDASGNVYLTGEFASTADFNPSSGTANFNGGNGNAFVAKYDGNLLPSSTSFYKWAFHFGGPIQDVAYSLDIDSLGYLYVTGNFSGSNIDMNPSSVTSTISSLGGSTNCYLAKYDGNLTPTSTSFYQWAFAIGDSTSSMGKSVTIKNNNIYLTGYFGKKADFDPSINTYSLSAIANDVFVASYDNNLNPTATGFLKWSFNIGGIYGDVGNAIHFNPVTSNIVVTGAFSGQNVDFDPSSASNTLSSTWPISGDAFCGIYSNNGNYINAFPLGNSYAGNYVNTVATDVNGNVFAAGNFTGIIDFDLGPGIWELNSINGRGFVAKYNSSGNLLWAFNIYSECKELDVDPYGNVYLASQGTLNNNDYDPSPNTFTLNPPGALDILITKYDGNLSPGSTSFFKWAFPIGGATGADMVFGLDVDSLQQVYVTGYVSDTVDFDPSINTNIAISNPGNQDVFLAKYDGSLTPASSSFHKWGFLIGGNGNYDLGFDITSDKAGNVFVCGRFSGNNIDFDPSTSSSYTLTANANLDIFVAKYNGNLTPSSASFTQWAFNAGGIGDDEATAICVDSIGGVYITGTFHGTGIDFNPSSSMNGTSSLGFSDAFVAKYDGTQLPSSSSFFKWVFNLGGNNYDVGADLALYKENLYVSGFFYNTVDFNPPTYQTYTISSPGYYSQYIACYNTNFTPSSNSFFKGAFSIVGANSGSKHELYTDDNGSLYATGGYKGNLIEFDPTSTTLLSSSEGKGTLFSGFLVKYGSFCSFPSVPIVTTNTVTCIGVTNTVSLSGANLNNASNWTWYIGGCGGTPVGTGTAIVMTHTAPANVTYYVRGEGGCVGSLASCGSVFVFVNALPSIGIVGNDTLCFGKNMTLIGTGANTYTWNSSIVSNTLNVSPTVTTTYSLSGTDLNGCINSTTLGMTVIPSPTISIIGVDSICYATTTTLTATGGTSYIWSTGPLTNTIVVTPFTTTTYSVIGISGVCNSTASHTITIKPSPIITFTCSAPGWIWGPSCQQTATITANGASTYSWNTGSNLQTIVVSPSVTTNYMVYGTFVNGCASSGVYPLTVYPCTDVNEINLKNNISIYPNPTSNLIFISTTSQEEFVEIYNSEGKEILKRNIFQGTTEFNLDKLSAGLYLIKINSKTYRIVLN, from the coding sequence ATGTGCTTGGTTAGATTTTCATTCGGCCAGACTTTACCAATACCAGCCTGGATGCAGAACATTGGTTCTGACGGAGGCTTAGATGAAGGTTACGGAATTGCAACTGATGCCGCCGGGAATATATATATTGTAGGAGAATTTAAAGGACGCGTTGATTTTGATCCTTCCTCTACAAGCACTTATACTCTATTAGCAAATGGCTCTACAGATGGGTTTGTGGCAAAATACACAAGTAACGGTAATTTTTTATGGGCCTTTAATATTGGGGGCTCCGATATCGCTTCTATCAAATCAATAAAACTAGATGGTGCAGGAAATATTTATATCTGTGGATTATTCTCAGGAAACAACATAGAATTCGATCCGTCAGTAAATACTTTCTCTTTAAACGCTTTGGGTACCGGACTTGCAACTGACGCTTTTATTGCTAAATATGATGGTAATCAAACTCCTAATTCTACAAGTTTTTTTCAATGGGCATTTCCAATTGGAAACGTTTGGACAGATCAAGCGAATGCATTAACTGTTGATGGTTTAGGAAATATCTATGTGACTGGTCACTTTAATATTTCATCGGATTTTGACCCATCGGTCAATAGTTACACAGTTGGTGCTAATGCTGATGTTTTTGTTGCAAAATATGATGCTAATCTAACACCTTCTTCTACCTCATTTTTCAAATGGGCTTTTGCCATTGGTGGAATAACTGCAGGTGATAGCGGATATGGTATCGAAACAGATGCTAGTGGTAACGTTTATTTAACTGGGGAATTTGCTAGTACTGCGGATTTCAATCCATCGTCTGGGACAGCTAATTTCAATGGAGGAAATGGTAACGCGTTTGTTGCAAAGTACGATGGAAATTTATTACCTAGTTCAACCTCTTTTTATAAATGGGCTTTTCATTTTGGTGGCCCCATACAAGATGTAGCCTATAGCTTAGATATAGACAGTTTGGGTTATTTATATGTGACAGGTAATTTTTCAGGGAGTAATATTGATATGAATCCTTCTTCCGTTACATCTACTATAAGTTCTCTTGGTGGTTCAACTAATTGTTACTTGGCGAAGTATGATGGAAATTTAACTCCAACTTCAACAAGTTTTTATCAATGGGCTTTTGCAATTGGTGACTCTACTAGCAGCATGGGTAAATCTGTAACCATCAAGAATAACAATATTTATCTTACGGGTTATTTTGGGAAAAAAGCAGATTTTGATCCGTCAATTAATACCTATTCCTTATCCGCAATTGCAAATGATGTTTTTGTTGCATCCTATGATAATAATCTTAATCCAACTGCAACAGGCTTTCTAAAATGGAGTTTTAATATTGGCGGTATTTATGGTGATGTTGGAAACGCAATTCACTTTAATCCCGTTACATCTAATATTGTAGTTACAGGTGCTTTCTCCGGACAAAATGTGGATTTCGACCCTTCGTCTGCTTCTAATACCCTTAGCTCCACCTGGCCAATAAGCGGTGATGCGTTTTGTGGCATATACTCTAACAATGGAAATTACATCAATGCATTTCCTTTAGGAAATTCATATGCGGGTAATTATGTTAATACAGTTGCCACTGATGTAAATGGAAATGTATTTGCCGCAGGAAATTTTACAGGAATAATTGATTTTGACTTAGGGCCGGGCATTTGGGAATTGAATTCAATAAATGGCAGAGGATTCGTTGCGAAATATAATAGTAGTGGTAACCTCTTATGGGCTTTTAATATCTATTCAGAATGTAAAGAACTAGATGTAGATCCTTATGGAAATGTATACTTAGCCTCTCAAGGTACATTAAACAACAATGATTACGATCCATCTCCTAACACTTTTACATTAAATCCTCCGGGTGCATTAGACATTCTGATTACAAAATACGATGGTAATCTTTCGCCCGGCTCAACCAGTTTTTTTAAATGGGCATTTCCGATTGGTGGCGCAACCGGGGCGGATATGGTTTTCGGCCTTGATGTTGATTCACTTCAGCAAGTTTATGTAACAGGATATGTTTCAGACACAGTTGATTTCGACCCTTCAATCAATACTAATATCGCAATTTCAAACCCCGGCAATCAAGATGTTTTTTTAGCCAAATATGATGGAAGCCTTACGCCTGCATCATCCTCTTTTCATAAATGGGGATTTCTAATTGGAGGTAATGGCAACTATGATTTAGGTTTTGATATTACCTCCGATAAGGCTGGAAATGTTTTTGTTTGTGGTCGTTTCTCCGGGAATAATATTGACTTTGATCCATCAACAAGTTCATCATACACATTAACCGCAAATGCTAACTTGGATATTTTCGTGGCTAAGTACAATGGAAATCTCACTCCTTCTTCAGCTTCTTTTACACAATGGGCTTTTAACGCTGGCGGCATAGGTGACGATGAAGCTACAGCAATATGCGTTGACTCTATTGGTGGTGTATATATTACTGGAACTTTTCATGGTACCGGAATAGATTTTAATCCCTCTTCAAGCATGAATGGAACAAGCTCATTAGGATTTAGTGATGCGTTTGTTGCAAAATATGACGGAACTCAACTACCCTCCTCGTCTTCATTTTTCAAATGGGTATTTAATCTTGGAGGCAATAATTACGATGTTGGTGCAGACTTGGCTTTATATAAAGAAAACTTATATGTTTCAGGTTTCTTTTATAACACTGTTGATTTTAATCCACCTACTTACCAAACCTATACAATCTCTTCTCCGGGTTATTATAGCCAGTATATAGCATGCTATAATACTAATTTTACACCAAGTTCAAATTCATTTTTTAAAGGCGCCTTTAGTATAGTTGGAGCAAATTCCGGATCCAAACACGAACTTTATACTGATGATAATGGCTCACTTTACGCCACAGGTGGATATAAAGGAAATCTGATCGAATTTGACCCAACAAGTACAACATTATTATCGAGTAGCGAAGGTAAAGGAACTCTCTTTAGTGGTTTTTTAGTTAAGTATGGTAGTTTTTGTTCATTCCCATCTGTACCTATTGTTACCACAAATACTGTTACATGCATTGGTGTTACCAATACAGTAAGCTTAAGTGGAGCCAATCTTAATAACGCAAGCAACTGGACTTGGTATATTGGTGGTTGTGGCGGAACTCCTGTGGGTACAGGCACAGCCATTGTCATGACTCATACTGCACCTGCAAATGTAACTTATTATGTAAGAGGTGAAGGAGGATGTGTTGGTTCCTTAGCATCTTGTGGATCAGTATTTGTGTTTGTAAATGCTCTACCCTCAATCGGCATTGTAGGGAATGACACTTTGTGTTTTGGTAAAAACATGACATTAATAGGAACCGGAGCTAATACATATACATGGAATTCATCAATAGTTTCAAACACTCTAAATGTTAGTCCAACGGTAACTACAACTTATTCATTATCCGGTACTGATTTAAATGGATGTATCAATTCAACTACACTGGGAATGACTGTTATTCCATCTCCTACTATCTCTATTATTGGAGTTGATAGCATATGTTACGCAACAACAACAACGCTAACCGCTACCGGTGGTACAAGTTACATTTGGAGCACAGGTCCATTAACCAATACAATTGTTGTTACTCCATTTACTACAACAACTTACTCTGTCATCGGGATTTCAGGAGTTTGCAATTCAACTGCTTCACATACAATAACCATAAAACCAAGTCCTATAATCACATTTACATGTAGTGCTCCTGGATGGATTTGGGGACCGTCTTGTCAACAAACAGCCACAATTACAGCTAATGGGGCGTCAACATATTCTTGGAA